In Zingiber officinale cultivar Zhangliang chromosome 1A, Zo_v1.1, whole genome shotgun sequence, a genomic segment contains:
- the LOC122013234 gene encoding peroxidase P7-like → MAFSCSRILLGMFLLCSSSVVGYVHAQFLSPDFYNSSCPGLVSIVQEEMRSAVAAESRMGASVLRLFYHDCFVSGCDASVLLDDTPAFAGEKNAIPNAQSLRGYEVIDGIKAKVEEACPAIVSCADILALAAREGTVLLGGPSWMVQLGRRDATTASQSAANRELPSPSATLNGLISLFVSKGFSAQDMTALSGAHTLGFARCVNFRPRLYGDADVDPAFAAQRRQSCPAASGFGDDNWEPLDAQSPAGFDSAYYQNLMLRQGLLRSDQELFNGGSQDSVVTMYSNNAAAFRNDFAAAMEKMAGMSPMTWPSGQIRLDCRRVN, encoded by the exons ATGGCTTTCTCCTGCAGCAGAATATTGCTCGGAATGTTCCTGCTCTGCAGCAGCAGTGTGGTTGGATACGTTCATGCCCAGTTCCTGTCGCCTGACTTCTACAATAGCAGCTGCCCGGGGCTGGTGAGTATTGTGCAGGAAGAGATGAGGAGCGCGGTGGCGGCGGAGAGCCGGATGGGTGCGTCCGTTTTGCGACTCTTCTACCACGATTGCTTCGTCAGC GGCTGTGACGCGTCGGTGCTTCTGGACGACACGCCGGCGTTCGCAGGCGAGAAGAACGCGATTCCCAACGCTCAGTCGCTGCGCGGCTACGAAGTGATCGACGGCATCAAGGCGAAAGTGGAAGAGGCGTGCCCCGCCATCGTCTCCTGCGCTGACATCCTCGCCCTCGCGGCGAGGGAAGGCACCGTCCTG CTCGGAGGACCGAGTTGGATGGTGCAGCTCGGCCGGCGTGACGCGACGACGGCGAGCCAGAGCGCGGCGAACAGAGAGCTCCCCTCGCCCTCTGCTACTCTCAATGGCCTCATCTCCCTTTTCGTCTCCAAGGGCTTCAGCGCGCAGGACATGACCGCGCTCTCCGGGGCCCACACCCTCGGCTTTGCCCGCTGCGTCAACTTCCGGCCCCGCCTCTACGGCGACGCCGACGTGGATCCGGCCTTCGCGGCCCAGCGCCGGCAGAGCTGCCCGGCCGCCAGCGGCTTCGGAGACGATAACTGGGAGCCGCTGGACGCGCAGAGTCCGGCCGGGTTCGACAGCGCGTACTACCAGAACCTGATGCTCCGGCAGGGGCTGCTGCGGTCCGACCAGGAGCTCTTCAACGGAGGCTCGCAGGACTCGGTGGTGACGATGTACAGCAACAACGCGGCGGCGTTCAGGAACGACTTCGCGGCGGCGATGGAGAAGATGGCGGGGATGAGCCCGATGACGTGGCCGAGCGGGCAGATCAGATTAGACTGTAGGAGGGTCAACTGA